The proteins below come from a single Aegilops tauschii subsp. strangulata cultivar AL8/78 chromosome 6, Aet v6.0, whole genome shotgun sequence genomic window:
- the LOC109764150 gene encoding uncharacterized protein: protein MAMMRSTRDLLMEGFEGLVRDGSFKWPVPRRGVDDDDDPYRSPSACKSTSVAGLSPMVSAVVSRCSRVLDVSIEDLQYDFDMQASDSIKHPRNYARNFLEYCCFRALAQVSQVAGYLADKSLRRLTFDMMLAWEVPSSSSQLTVKVEVESTVSLEAFSRIAPAIPTIADVVTSSNLFDVLSSTSGGRLPFPVYDKYLAGLDRAFKKMKTQSESSLLSGFRSQRGERVLEVDGTLTTQPVLEHVGISTWPGRLTLTDHALYFEAVKVVTFDKPKSYELAEDAKQIVKPELTGPWGSRLFDKAVMYKSTTLAEPVIIEFPELAGHSRRDYWLAIISEVLYVHRFVRKFDISGVDKEEIILKASLGILRLQAIEELAFPASNRYESLLLFNLCDKLPGGDVILETLASTISSRSSAHANQPGMSIGMRSMSAFAVLSNLGMVSPGNNSERLFVGEIVVGEMSSLQKAVTESMNNYKKVELAQATVDGVKVDGLDTNLVVMKELLSPVSDVWRFLVSLALWDEPLKSFVFCLLSSSIIIRGWVVYFLVMVILLSATVMLLTRLTSQGKPMTEVKVTSPPSMNTMEQLLAVQNAISKVEELVQDANIVLLKIRALLLAFPSQATDKAILALLLMALVLALLPTRLLILAMFLEVFTNHSPLRRASTERCTRRLREWWFSIPAAPVVVEKDNKEDKKTK from the exons ATGGCAATGATGAGAAGTACGCGGGATCTGCTGATGGAGGGTTTCGAGGGGCTCGTGCGGGACGGGTCTTTCAAGTGGCCCGTCCCCCGCCGCGGCgtggacgacgacgacgaccccTACCGCTCGCCCTCGGCCTGCAAGAGCACGTCCGTTGCCGGCCTCTCCCCCATGGTCAGCGCCGTCGTCTCTCGCTGCTCCCG AGTTCTCGACGTATCCATTGAAGACCTGCAATATGACTTTGATATGCAAGCATCTGACTCTataaagcatccaagaaactATGCGAGAAACTTTTTGGAATATTGTTGCTTTAGGGCACTTGCACAGGTCTCACAAGTTGCGGGATATCTTGCTGACAAAAGCCTTCGTCGCCTGACATTTGATATGATGTTAGCTTGGGAAGTTCCCTCTTCTTCAAGCCAGCTCACTGTTAAG GTTGAGGTTGAAAGCACAGTTAGTTTGGAGGCTTTCTCAAGAATAGCACCTGCCATTCCAACAATCGCTGATGTAGTAACTTCTTCAAATCTCTTTGATGTGCTTTCATCAACAAGTGGAGGCCGTCTTCCATTTCCTGTATATGATAAGTATCTTGCAGGATTGGACAG AGCATTTAAGAAAATGAAGACACAGTCTGAGTCATCGCTTCTATCGGGCTTCCGATCACAGAGAGGAGAAAGGGTTCTAGAAGTCGATGGAACATTGACAACTCAACCAGTACTTGAGCATGTTGGGATTTCAACATGGCCAG GAAGATTGACACTTACGGATCATGCCCTTTACTTTGAAGCTGTAAAGGTTGTGACATTTGATAAGCCCAAATCTTATGAACTTGCAGAAGATGCAAAGCAGATTGTTAAACCTGAGCTGACTGGCCCATGGGGTTCACGGCTGTTTGACAAAGCTGTTATGTATAAATCAACAACCTT AGCTGAACCAGTGATCATAGAATTTCCAGAGCTGGCCGGGCACTCTCGCCGTGATTACTGGTTGGCAATTATATCTGAAGTTCTTTATGTTCACAGGTTTGTTAGGAAGTTCGACATAAGTGGAGTCGATAAAGAGGAAATAATTCTGAAGGCCTCGCTTGGTATCTTGCGGTTGCAAGCCATCGAAGAATTAGCTTTTCCAGCTTCCAATCGATACGAATCTCTTTTGTTGTTCAATCTTTGTGACAAACTTCCTGGAGGAGATGTAATACTTGAAACACTAGCCAGTACTATATCATCAAGAAGTTCAGCTCATGCCAATCAACCAGGCATGAGCATTGGAATGCGTTCCATGTCTGCCTTCGCTGTCCTGTCAAACCTGGGCATGGTATCACCAGGTAATAATAGTGAGAGACTCTTTGTTGGTGAGATAGTCGTTGGGGAAATGAGTTCCTTGCAGAAGGCAGTTACTGAGTCAATGAACAACTACAAGAAAGTTGAACTGGCCCAAGCCACAGTTGATGGAGTCAAAGTTGATGGGCTTGATACAAACCTGGTAGTGATGAAG GAATTGTTATCACCGGTAAGTGACGTTTGGAGGTTTTTGGTATCGTTGGCATTGTGGGACGAGCCTTTGAAGTCATTCGTCTTTTGCTTGTTATCTTCTTCTATTATCATAAG GGGATGGGTAGTCTATTTTCTTGTTATGGTCATACTGTTATCAGCAACGGTCATGCTGCTGACAAGACTAACTAGTCAAGGAAAGCCAATGACTGAGGTCAAGGTGACATCTCCACCTTCAATGAACACTATGGAGCAGCTCTTAGCTGTTCAAAATGCTATTTCCAAAGTTGAAGAGCTTGTCCAGGATGCAAATATTGTTCTTCTGAAGATAAGAGCTCTACTGCTGGCTTTTCCATCTCAG GCCACAGACAAAGCTATCCTTGCGTTGTTATTGATGGCTCTTGTCCTTGCCTTGCTGCCCACAAGATTGCTTATCCTGGCGATGTTTCTGGAGGTGTTCACCAACCACTCTCCGCTAAGAAGAGCAAGCACAGAGAGATGCACCAGAAGGTTGAGAGAGTGGTGGTTCAGCATACCTGCAGCGCCAGTAGTGGTGGAGAAGGATAACAaagaagataagaagacaaaatGA